Below is a window of Alphaproteobacteria bacterium DNA.
ATTTTAACAGCCCGAAAACCTCTACCCACCCGTCCATAAAGGGTCGTATGTACAGAGATGCCATGCTCCAATCCCAAATTAAGGGCATAATAAAGGTTTTCATCTTGTTGTGTTTGAGCTGCAATACGCTCCTTTCCAAAAAATTGAATAAATTGACCTCTGGTCCCTACCGTCAAAGTTGTCCTATTGGAAAGGGCAACGGTCTCTTGTCCAAAAAGTCCTATCTCTCTTTGTTGAGCACTATAAAGTCTGTCAGGGTTAGCAAATTCTGATGGCTTTCGATCTGATTGATAGGTAGAAAGCCGCAAATCTAGGCCCACCAACTGTTCGGATTCATTGCCAAATACGGTATGCGTCCGTTCCAATTTAGGCTTAACTTCTGCAGAAATCATATCCGTACTCATGTACGAGTTGAGGCCTGCGTTGGCATTCACTTCGAGAGCCTGATTGTTGAGCAACTTCAGACCACCTTCCAGTTTCAAATCGGCCGTATCGCTTAGGGCTTTTGTTCCCCCAAAAGATAGAGTTGCTTTTTTTCGTTTATCAAAGTCAGATGGCGTAGACGTGCCTCGAGGATCAGATGCAAATTGGCTCGAGCTAGAAGTCACTGTTCGCGATCCCGGCATGTTCAAAGTCTGTTGAAACATATCGGCTTTCACAAAGGCTTCTCCAGAAACTCCGTCATGATGCACCAACAAAGATACATCCTCTTGGGAAAGTTCGTTATGTCTTCGATATCCATCTTCTCGACGCGTACTTCCATAGGCCCTAAGAGAATATGGACCTAACTTCTTAGCTAGGGATAAATTACTCCCCCACAGCCCATAAGACCCCGCCAAGGCACCTAACTCCCCAGAAAATTCTTCCTTAGCTCTTTTGCGTGTTTTGATGTTAACAACTCCTCCAACGGCACCTTCTCCGTAGAGAACACTACCAGCACTGCCTCTTATCACATCAATTTTTTCCATATTGTCTGGGGATAAAGAGAGATAATTGATCCCTGTAAAATCCATTTCATTCTGTTGTAAGCCATCTACCAGAACGATGGTATTTTGACTGCTTACGGCTCCATGTCCTCTTAGGTCTAACGTATTCCGAGAGGGTGTCCCAAAAAAGTCTCTGGTTTGCACGCCCGCAATTTGATTCAAAATATCAGGAATTGTCGTGGCTGATGACTGGCGAATATCTTCCTGAGAAATAACCGTAACAAATGGATCCCGGTCACCCTCTTGCAGTGAAGTCGCCGTTACCACAATTTCCTGCATTTCCTCAGCTGATACAGCTGAAGAGAACAAAAATCCCGTGACAAGAATCATAAAAGAGTAGGTTCTATTACCCATAGGTCCCATCCACTTTAAAGTGTTACTTTGAACTGTGATGAACGGAATTATCGAAAGCATGAAACCCGACGTCACGGCAACCATATAAATTCGCCACCGCTTCGGATTTCCGGACCAAAAGATTATACCCCGTCTTTTGGATGGGCAACGCCCTGAATGGCAGGTCTCCTGGCTTGGGGGTCAGTGTCTCCCAACGTGCCTTCCCAGCGTTCATTTGGTCGCCAGTGGCATTTTGAGTTGAGAAACTCGCCCTTTACAGTTACGGGGGTAGCCATGGTTTTGCACCACGTTCCCGTTTAATCCCCAGTTGGGGAACCATCAGGTGATCCTCATATTAAACATTGTGAAATGGGAGTCAAGGCAGTCTAATTTTTGTTTTTATTTTCTTTCAGTCGCAGGATATCCCACGTTCTTTAGGGCTTCTTTAAGTTGTTTCACACTGACTTTACTTTTATCGTGGGTTACCACCGCCGTTCTAGTTTCCAGTGATGTCTCCACTTTGATAGCGCCTTCGATCCCTTCAAGAGTTTTGCGAACAATGAAGGGACAGGAGGGACAAAACATGCCTGGGACATCAAGGGTAACAACGTTTTCATTTGTCTGAATAGGCTGATCCACTGACTCTAAGCTCTCTCCACGGGCCTCAAAAATAAAACCGCTTGAGAGAAAAAGTACTGCCAGTAGATTGATAAAAACTATTTTTCTCATGATACAGATTCCTCCAAAACTAAAATTTGTCGAGAACTAAGGGAAGTACGTATGGGTAGGCAATGACAAAACCAATAACAACCATGGCAATCCATAGCATGATTTTGTTAAGAGTATTTGACCCAGGAACTGCGCAATAGGAGCCCGGCGGACAATCTTCTGGTTTTGGCTTTTTGTATACGTTCCAAAAACCTATCCCCACACTGACTATGGCAAGAATTAGAAAATATATTCTGTAGGGCCCAAGTGCACTAAGATTTGCAAGCCACGCCCCTCCTATGCCGAGTAAAAACAACAATAATGGTACAATACAACATAACGTAGAAGCTAATGCTGAAAACAGTCCTGTTCCAATTACCCAACGGGTTTTGTGGCATTTTTTAAGAGGCGATTTCAATAGTGTTACTCCTCCTCTCCAATGATTTTTGAGTGTGGATGAAAAGCCTTAAAAGCAAAGGCAAAGGTAACAACGTGCACTACATCCTCATACCCTTGCGACGTTTTACGTTGAACCACCACATTTCCGACATCACGCCCTTTGCTAATATCTTGGGCATCCAAGGCCGAATTTTGACCTTTGGACCAAGTTAAAGTCAAATCTCCCTCCACAATTTTTTTCTTTTCGCGCAGAAGAGCCATGGACCACGCTTTGTTTTTCACTGCAACTACACGTGCCAATGGGGGCAAATTCCCTTCATATTTACCTTGATACAACATAGGAAACTTGCTTCTATCATAGCCCACATAAGGATTTTTCCCATAGGGCCTTTCTGTGGATGAAGCGATCAGGACCTTGCCTTTAGGATATCTTTTTTTAAACATAGAAAAAGCTTCTAGTCGCGACGGTAAA
It encodes the following:
- a CDS encoding TonB-dependent receptor; this translates as MGNRTYSFMILVTGFLFSSAVSAEEMQEIVVTATSLQEGDRDPFVTVISQEDIRQSSATTIPDILNQIAGVQTRDFFGTPSRNTLDLRGHGAVSSQNTIVLVDGLQQNEMDFTGINYLSLSPDNMEKIDVIRGSAGSVLYGEGAVGGVVNIKTRKRAKEEFSGELGALAGSYGLWGSNLSLAKKLGPYSLRAYGSTRREDGYRRHNELSQEDVSLLVHHDGVSGEAFVKADMFQQTLNMPGSRTVTSSSSQFASDPRGTSTPSDFDKRKKATLSFGGTKALSDTADLKLEGGLKLLNNQALEVNANAGLNSYMSTDMISAEVKPKLERTHTVFGNESEQLVGLDLRLSTYQSDRKPSEFANPDRLYSAQQREIGLFGQETVALSNRTTLTVGTRGQFIQFFGKERIAAQTQQDENLYYALNLGLEHGISVHTTLYGRVGRGFRAVKIDERTGPTGLEFNLKPQAVVDGDFGIKGDYGSLRYQSNLFVMETHNEIRFNPTTFANENFPNIVRYGIENSGTYRVTDALKFIGSLTYINAKFVEGPNKGKQVPLVSPLLLNGAAYWNVEKHIDFSIAATYVTEKRLDNDDQNTQPKIPGYTLLDAKVQGTVDYFNWQVAVKNILNKKYFSYGTASSTTQGTYNVYPLPGITFIAGMGVKF
- a CDS encoding mercuric transport protein periplasmic component — translated: MRKIVFINLLAVLFLSSGFIFEARGESLESVDQPIQTNENVVTLDVPGMFCPSCPFIVRKTLEGIEGAIKVETSLETRTAVVTHDKSKVSVKQLKEALKNVGYPATERK
- a CDS encoding mercury transporter MerT, producing the protein MKSPLKKCHKTRWVIGTGLFSALASTLCCIVPLLLFLLGIGGAWLANLSALGPYRIYFLILAIVSVGIGFWNVYKKPKPEDCPPGSYCAVPGSNTLNKIMLWIAMVVIGFVIAYPYVLPLVLDKF